GCCCTCTAGGGCCTCTGCTAACAAGCTAACTGTGGTCAAACCGGAGCTTGCCTTTTCAGTTCGGCATTGGTTGGACTTAGACACATTATGACTTGTCAGTCACAGCTCAACTACTAGTGGATGGAACAAAACACAAGGCCTGGAGTATTTGTCAATGCCATTTATTCTGGATTAGACCCCTGCTTTCTCCTGGACATTCTTTCTTAATGAATTCACAGTATCCAACAGTGTTTGTGAAAGCTACTTCAGTTTGGCAGCCATCTGACTTCTATGGTTTTGAGAAGGAGGAGCAAAAGTTGCCTTAATTTTGTTTCAACTCTGCCCTTTTGCTCCTCTACACTATACAACCTCTATATACTATACACTATAGTAACTCCAGGCCTACTTCCCTAGGAGCATGGATCTATCCCTCCACTGGTTCTGGGGCTTTTCAAGGAATCACAACCTAATCAGCGCGCCAGCCAGAGGCCAGTTGTCATGGGATTTCCTGAGGAGTTTAAACAGATCTGGATTATAGAACAGACACCAGCAGCCACCTTCTTTCCCTGCTGCTGTTCGCAGCTGCTAAATAAGCAAAGCTACGAGGCAAACATCATGAGTAATATTAGGCTGCGGGGTTTACAAACACTTGTCGGAGTTGGAGAGAGAGGTGAAAAGAAATAGGCAAATTAGTAGTAGAGCTGGAGGTTGAATTAGGAATGAGAGGAAAGAGATCGGTATTTTGTTCTCTGTTCATCTATTTCTTGCTTAGTTTTCTTGATGCAACTAAAGATCTCCTTAAAAAGCGCTTTATATTCTGgaggtgtggtggtggtgggggaactGACAGGCTCTGGGGTAGCAGAAGCTGGCTCCCAACTGCTGGTGTCAAGCTCAGGCTGGGTCTCTTTGGCCAGTGCCCTGGAGGTCTGCACGGCCTTATGGGACAGGGAGTCCTCTTCCTGCTGGCACTTCCTCAGCAGCTCCTCATACTTTACCTTCAGGGCGCTATACTGAGTGTCCACTTCGTGCAGAAGGGAGATGCCTCTCTGCTTCACAGCCTTGGCCCTCCGAATGCAGGTCTCCTCATGACCCCTCACGATGTCCCCCCCTGCCAAGCTGCTTAGCACTGTCTCACTGCTGCTGCGCTTGAGAGGCTTTCTGTGTGCTTCCGACACAGGCAGGAACATCTCCTCCAGCAGGCTCTGGCTGTGTTCTTTGAAAGGTATGAATAGAGAGTCTGGCACCAGCTTCTCAACCCCATTCACAAAAGGATGCTCTGACTGCAGCATCTGCCGCATCTCTGCCACCTCAGCCTCCAATTCCAGCGCCCGCGCTCGGTAGGCGTCAGTGGCTCCCAGCTGCTGTTCCAGCTCACTGTTCTCCTTGAGCACAAGCCCATATTCCTCCTCCATGGTCACCCGCTTTTGCCGCTCCAGGCTTAGCTGGGCCTGTAACATCGTCACTGTTTTCTTCAAatgctcattttcttcttcatcagGGCTTTGCTGACTTTGCAAGGAAGTGATCTTCTCAGCAAACACATGATCATACACAAAGTGTCTAGgacaaaaatgttgaaagaacatattaccaaaaagaaaaaaatacacacacacacacacacgttacaTAGGTCAATTGggaatgaaaagattttttttcaaattaatatatatttttttaaatttatgatagtctcacagagagagagagagagagaggcagaaagagaagcaggctccatgcaccgggagcccgacgtgggattcgatcccgggtctccaggatcgcgcctgggccaaaggcaggcgccaaaccgctgcgccacccagggatcccctttcaatttaatatttttgaggaatGTGACAGTGATTAATTTTTTGCCTATTCTACACTAGAGCAATGgttaaaatgaaattctgtaaggctagcaaataagcacatgtaagaaaacataatttttgtgactatttttttaaccattaacaGGACACCCATTTTCTAAGTCCAGTGATATGACTGACTCCTGTGAAGGAAATGAGAATGGCCCAGGGGTTCTCAAGCCTGGCTgcatatcagaatcacctgggcagGTTTTTCCCAGTACCCAGAGATCCCGATTTAGGCCTGAGGGACTCACTGGTATTGCTGTTTGAAAAATTCCAAAGTGACTTGATCAAGAGTCAAGGTTGAGAGCCACCAAATGCAGAAGCCTAGGTCTCCTGTGCAAAGTCCTAGGTAACTTGTAACTGTGTTTGTGTGATGATTTGTATCTGCCTCTCCCCGAGACTGAAGTGGGAGGGCAGGAACTGGGTCTATTTTGCTCACCACTCCTCATGTCTGGCATAGCACCTGCCACATATGTGCtcaagaagttctttttttttttttaatttttaatttatttatttataatagtcacagagagagagagagagagagagagagagagaggcagagacataggcagagggagaagcaggctccatgcaccgtgagcccgacatgggactcgatcccaggtccccaggatcgtgccctgggccaaaggcaggcgccaaaccgctgtgccacccagggatcccctcaagaaGTAGTTCTTAAATATTCAGTCTCTTAACTCTAAATTAtaaaggcatttctttttcttaaaagattttatttatttattcatgagacacagagagagagaggcagaaacaggcagagggagaagcaggctccctgcaaggagtctgatgtgggactcgatcctagaccctgggattacaccctgagccaaaggcagatgctcaaccactgagccactcaggaatccctaTAAAGGCATTTCTGAGGCAAAAAAGCTTTTTTTGAAATTTCGATTTTTTCCACTCTAATGCGAAATACAACCCCCAAACCTGTAGTCTATCAGAAGTACAACTTAATTTAAACGAAGACTTAACACATGCAAAGCACTGAAATGAATATTCTcaagatttctaaaaataagtttttgcAGAATTACTAATGCCCAAGAACTTGATCAGTTGTATATTTAAGTTAAGTGGTTTTGCTCAAACCACTGGTAGTCTAATCACCAAGTAGCAATTCATAAAAGGGTACTTTTAATCTACTTGAATCAGGGATGTGTCGCTGACAGGCGACGCTTCCCCGCTCATTAATACCACAGAACAGCAGGTTCTTACTGGCGGAGATCGTACAGTTCCTTCAGACATGAGAAGCTGGGTGCCGGTTTCTCCTGGTCACATTTTCCCTGGCTCCTCCTTCTTTGGCCAGATGACTTCAACTCCTCCACCTGGCTCTGGAGGTGATCAATGTTGGTTTGTAGACATTCGATTGTTTCAGTCAGACTGTGAGGAACAGAAGCAAGCCGTTTGCTGCTTGTCATATTAAATTAAGGGCATCAGCAGTGAGGAGAGATTAGTTGCCAGCCACTCAAACTGGGCACTCTTAATTGGAAAGGACTTCTAATTTAATCTCTATTCTCCATAAAGAATTAAATTAAACTGTACCCCATATTGACCCAAATCCACTAAAGCCACATTCTATTCTAGTCAACACTAAGTAACTCCCTCTAGGGCTTCCTCAATGGAGTCTAGAAAATTTACCTCACAATCTTTTGCTGTGAGGCCTTGCTGTCAGCAACTagcttttgatttgtttcttccaGTTCCCTTGCTGTGACATCTAATTGCTCATAAACCTTTGCATGCTGTTCATTCATCTGCCGTAGAAGCTCCACCTGCTTGGTCAGATACTGTAAGAGAAAATGATTGTGACCAGGTTATACATTAAACAGACAAAATACCCGCAGCATTCGAACACCCACTCTTGATTCTCCAACACCAACTGGGTATCTtacaattcaattctgacactgccTACCTGTAGGGATTCCAGGTCAGAAGGGCTTGGTCCTATAAAATTGCTGCACTTCAGACACCAGTTGAAAGATCCAGAGAccacctgtacttctgaccaaccAGCTGTAAATCTGAAGGTTTCCACAACCTCCCCTCAGGTTTAATAATTCACTCCAATAACTCACAGACCTCAGGAGATCACTTTACttatactgactttttttttttaagattttatttatttattcatgagaaacacacacagagaggcagaggcacaggcagagggagaagcaggccccacacagggagcccgatgcaggacttgatcccaggtcttcaggatcacaccctgggccgaaggtggcgctaaaccactgagccacctgagctgccctataCTGACTACTTTATAAAAAGGAtaacaactcaaaaaaaaaaaaaaagacaactcagGAAGAGCCACATGGAAGACATGCACAGAGCAAAGTATGGGGGTGAAGAGGAGTGTAGAGCTTCTACACCCTCTTAAGATGCACTAGCCTATTAGCACCTCAATGTGTTCCTTGTTTCAGGGTTTCATTGAAGCTTCATTCTATAGCACGACTgatgaaatcattggccattggtgactgAACTCCATCTCCAACCCCCATTCCCTCCCCAGAGGTTGGGGGTTGGACTGATGGTTCTAACTAATATT
The sequence above is drawn from the Canis lupus baileyi chromosome 8, mCanLup2.hap1, whole genome shotgun sequence genome and encodes:
- the CDR2 gene encoding cerebellar degeneration-related protein 2 isoform X1; the encoded protein is MLAENLVEEFEMKEDEPWYDHQDLQQDLQLAAELGKTLLDRNTELEDSLQQMYTTNQEQLQEIEVLSTLPVCGCTFCSFSYVVSPHPETDNSPSVVWSEGALELHTVSQCLRHSPGLSHHVGVLSAHVIRRSYLTKQVELLRQMNEQHAKVYEQLDVTARELEETNQKLVADSKASQQKIVSLTETIECLQTNIDHLQSQVEELKSSGQRRRSQGKCDQEKPAPSFSCLKELYDLRQHFVYDHVFAEKITSLQSQQSPDEEENEHLKKTVTMLQAQLSLERQKRVTMEEEYGLVLKENSELEQQLGATDAYRARALELEAEVAEMRQMLQSEHPFVNGVEKLVPDSLFIPFKEHSQSLLEEMFLPVSEAHRKPLKRSSSETVLSSLAGGDIVRGHEETCIRRAKAVKQRGISLLHEVDTQYSALKVKYEELLRKCQQEEDSLSHKAVQTSRALAKETQPELDTSSWEPASATPEPVSSPTTTTPPEYKALFKEIFSCIKKTKQEIDEQRTKYRSLSSHS
- the CDR2 gene encoding cerebellar degeneration-related protein 2 isoform X3, with the translated sequence MLAENLVEEFEMKEDEPWYDHQDLQQDLQLAAELGKTLLDRNTELEDSLQQMYTTNQEQLQEIEYLTKQVELLRQMNEQHAKVYEQLDVTARELEETNQKLVADSKASQQKIVSLTETIECLQTNIDHLQSQVEELKSSGQRRRSQGKCDQEKPAPSFSCLKELYDLRQHFVYDHVFAEKITSLQSQQSPDEEENEHLKKTVTMLQAQLSLERQKRVTMEEEYGLVLKENSELEQQLGATDAYRARALELEAEVAEMRQMLQSEHPFVNGVEKLVPDSLFIPFKEHSQSLLEEMFLPVSEAHRKPLKRSSSETVLSSLAGGDIVRGHEETCIRRAKAVKQRGISLLHEVDTQYSALKVKYEELLRKCQQEEDSLSHKAVQTSRALAKETQPELDTSSWEPASATPEPVSSPTTTTPPEYKALFKEIFSCIKKTKQEIDEQRTKYRSLSSHS
- the CDR2 gene encoding cerebellar degeneration-related protein 2 isoform X2 is translated as MYTTNQEQLQEIEVLSTLPVCGCTFCSFSYVVSPHPETDNSPSVVWSEGALELHTVSQCLRHSPGLSHHVGVLSAHVIRRSYLTKQVELLRQMNEQHAKVYEQLDVTARELEETNQKLVADSKASQQKIVSLTETIECLQTNIDHLQSQVEELKSSGQRRRSQGKCDQEKPAPSFSCLKELYDLRQHFVYDHVFAEKITSLQSQQSPDEEENEHLKKTVTMLQAQLSLERQKRVTMEEEYGLVLKENSELEQQLGATDAYRARALELEAEVAEMRQMLQSEHPFVNGVEKLVPDSLFIPFKEHSQSLLEEMFLPVSEAHRKPLKRSSSETVLSSLAGGDIVRGHEETCIRRAKAVKQRGISLLHEVDTQYSALKVKYEELLRKCQQEEDSLSHKAVQTSRALAKETQPELDTSSWEPASATPEPVSSPTTTTPPEYKALFKEIFSCIKKTKQEIDEQRTKYRSLSSHS